A section of the Leptospira kobayashii genome encodes:
- a CDS encoding (2Fe-2S)-binding protein: MISVVVDSFDLNSLMRPKRVCLCKMVTEKELVDAIRDGANSMADIREKTRATTGCGTCSPQVYQILQRELQILTARKPE, from the coding sequence ATGATTAGTGTTGTCGTGGACAGTTTCGATTTAAATTCCCTGATGCGACCCAAACGGGTTTGTCTCTGTAAGATGGTGACAGAAAAAGAATTGGTAGACGCCATCCGAGATGGAGCAAATTCTATGGCAGATATACGGGAAAAAACAAGAGCCACTACAGGTTGCGGCACCTGCTCTCCGCAGGTTTACCAAATCCTTCAGAGGGAATTGCAAATTCTTACCGCAAGGAAACCTGAATGA
- a CDS encoding MFS transporter, with translation MAKDISPEKKKSRNREIFGWCMFDFANSSYTTVIISVVYCEIFTQLVVPSDPNSANPFQFGNSLWAWALAVSYLFVVLTGPIFGAITDYSSTKKMFLFISYAGCVVTTFLLYYVDPGYVWLGFVLVALSNFFFASGENFAASFLPFLGEKEDLGKISGYAWGIGYFGGIGSVVLATTLGDYTLANYENLKLVGPYTAVFFLIAAIPTFLLMKEPKLPKGTPSKVNYLKEGVNRVVDTLKYASRFKDLMIYLVSLFFTMAALAIVISFAFIYGSQEIHIEAQHKQVMFIFIQISAAIGALAFGVIQDSIGAKKTFNLTLVLWLVVCGLIYFVQDVTVVLNTILGKSWTVQWVFVFISSLAGMGLGSTQSASRAMVGIFSPESKSGEFFGMWGLSGKIAAAVGLFLFGFIQTLVTLRNAFLVVSFFYLLSLIINLFVNEKRGVEAANNFQE, from the coding sequence ATGGCAAAGGATATCAGTCCGGAAAAGAAAAAAAGTCGCAACAGAGAGATCTTTGGATGGTGTATGTTTGATTTTGCAAACTCATCCTATACAACAGTAATTATCAGTGTAGTTTATTGTGAGATTTTCACCCAATTGGTCGTACCTTCGGATCCGAATTCCGCAAACCCTTTCCAGTTTGGAAATTCCCTTTGGGCCTGGGCGCTCGCAGTTTCTTATTTGTTTGTCGTCTTGACCGGACCTATCTTCGGGGCAATTACCGACTATTCCTCCACTAAAAAAATGTTTTTGTTTATCAGTTATGCCGGTTGTGTAGTCACCACATTTTTGTTATACTATGTAGACCCCGGTTATGTATGGCTCGGGTTCGTACTAGTTGCTCTATCCAATTTCTTTTTTGCCAGCGGTGAAAATTTTGCCGCGAGTTTTCTTCCCTTCCTCGGAGAAAAAGAAGATTTGGGCAAGATCTCAGGTTATGCTTGGGGTATCGGATATTTCGGTGGGATCGGGTCGGTGGTACTTGCAACCACTCTCGGTGATTATACATTAGCAAACTATGAAAATCTAAAATTGGTCGGCCCTTATACTGCCGTCTTTTTCCTAATAGCCGCAATCCCTACTTTTCTTTTGATGAAAGAACCGAAACTTCCCAAAGGTACTCCCAGCAAGGTGAACTACCTGAAAGAAGGTGTCAATCGTGTCGTAGACACATTGAAATATGCAAGTCGATTCAAAGATTTGATGATCTATCTGGTTTCGCTTTTCTTTACTATGGCGGCACTTGCCATCGTGATCTCCTTTGCATTTATCTACGGCTCGCAGGAAATCCATATCGAAGCACAACACAAACAAGTGATGTTTATCTTCATTCAGATTTCCGCTGCGATCGGTGCTCTTGCCTTTGGAGTGATCCAGGATAGTATCGGTGCGAAAAAAACATTTAACCTAACTCTTGTTCTTTGGCTTGTGGTTTGCGGACTGATTTATTTTGTTCAGGACGTCACTGTGGTTTTGAATACTATTTTGGGCAAATCCTGGACGGTTCAGTGGGTATTTGTTTTTATTTCTTCTTTGGCAGGGATGGGACTTGGTTCCACTCAATCGGCTTCAAGGGCGATGGTAGGAATTTTTTCTCCCGAGTCCAAATCGGGTGAATTTTTCGGAATGTGGGGATTGTCGGGAAAGATCGCAGCGGCTGTGGGTTTATTTTTGTTCGGATTTATCCAAACCTTGGTGACTCTCAGAAATGCTTTCCTGGTAGTTTCGTTCTTTTATCTCCTATCGTTGATTATCAATCTGTTCGTAAATGAAAAGAGGGGAGTGGAAGCTGCCAATAACTTCCAAGAATAA
- a CDS encoding LIC13212 family protein, translating to MIHRLNALSLSLVLFSGITVSLFAERPASVTMKDRETQKHIDAQRSSGFSDNEVDTLHGLVGEHLRKMKKLQDLGVDKSAAQYLAHTPTEVKPLYKKDDAGKFYLEIKLPQGQSYIDWPKVYLYDGTAFVYPKEDFSDLDKIILAFRRVNADGTIHVKEMRRLINPSPRAQSPDKDEKGEAKIDTNSDIILEYFQALTSDTIWPNKPVQKDPANITMVLNDDKDPLPYEKQKHIMLTYKKMLRKISKHTAHKLRDMELDQKQLITKILDYN from the coding sequence ATGATTCATCGTTTGAACGCTTTGTCTTTATCGTTAGTTCTATTTTCCGGGATAACCGTCTCCCTGTTCGCGGAAAGACCTGCCTCTGTGACAATGAAAGACAGAGAGACCCAAAAACATATAGATGCCCAAAGATCCTCCGGATTTTCGGACAACGAAGTTGACACCTTACATGGATTAGTGGGAGAGCATCTCCGCAAAATGAAAAAATTGCAGGATCTGGGAGTTGATAAATCAGCGGCCCAATATCTGGCTCACACTCCTACGGAAGTCAAACCGCTTTATAAAAAAGACGATGCGGGAAAATTTTATTTGGAAATCAAACTCCCGCAAGGACAGTCTTACATCGATTGGCCGAAAGTATATCTTTATGACGGAACCGCTTTTGTTTATCCAAAAGAAGATTTTTCCGATTTGGACAAGATCATTTTAGCGTTCCGAAGAGTGAATGCGGACGGAACCATCCATGTAAAGGAAATGAGAAGACTAATCAATCCTAGTCCCAGAGCACAAAGCCCGGACAAAGATGAAAAAGGCGAAGCAAAGATCGACACAAACTCGGATATCATTTTGGAGTATTTTCAAGCATTGACGTCCGACACGATTTGGCCGAACAAACCCGTGCAAAAAGATCCTGCCAATATCACAATGGTATTGAATGACGACAAAGATCCCCTTCCTTATGAAAAACAAAAACACATCATGCTTACTTACAAAAAAATGTTACGAAAAATCAGCAAACATACGGCGCATAAACTTCGCGATATGGAACTCGATCAAAAACAACTGATTACAAAAATTCTGGATTACAACTAA
- a CDS encoding alpha/beta hydrolase, whose amino-acid sequence MLVDIKRSITGFAFSMPENWVHSLFGGAIISNEQVLNAQCQLACNFARFLPKIETLPAHKARKLYAENTKIFDEPPIGISHIEDKLIPTPSASFIPIRLYNAHPQKGNLPIVIYFHGGGLTIGSLDTHDALCRRIAYYSKVIVVSVGYRLAPEHPYPAAIDDAMIAYQYVRSIAYLFGGSPNAIAVAGDSAGGLLATALCIRAKREKMPLPVFQALLYPVTDVSRESETYDTYGDKFILTRSTLRWFIRNYTPDERDRKLTVNSPLLSDPKDLKGLPPAYVATAGFDPLSQEGEAYVQSLESAGVKVQHRHFPSLIHGYVHLTGMIPAAKEAETDFLQSIHSFFATRKF is encoded by the coding sequence ATGTTAGTAGATATTAAACGTTCCATCACTGGGTTCGCTTTTTCCATGCCGGAAAACTGGGTTCACTCTCTATTCGGGGGAGCCATCATCTCCAATGAGCAGGTTTTGAACGCGCAATGCCAGCTTGCTTGCAATTTTGCCCGGTTCCTGCCCAAGATAGAAACCCTGCCCGCCCACAAAGCCCGCAAACTTTATGCGGAAAATACCAAAATCTTCGACGAACCCCCCATAGGGATTTCTCATATAGAAGACAAATTGATTCCCACTCCTTCGGCATCCTTTATCCCGATTCGTCTTTACAATGCACACCCACAGAAGGGAAACCTTCCCATTGTCATCTACTTCCACGGGGGAGGACTGACCATAGGTTCCCTTGATACCCACGATGCACTATGCAGACGAATCGCTTATTATTCCAAAGTCATTGTAGTATCCGTAGGATACCGATTGGCACCGGAACATCCTTATCCTGCCGCGATCGATGATGCCATGATTGCCTACCAGTATGTAAGAAGCATTGCTTACCTTTTCGGAGGTTCTCCGAACGCCATTGCGGTAGCGGGAGACAGTGCGGGTGGTTTGCTTGCAACTGCACTTTGCATTCGGGCAAAAAGAGAAAAGATGCCACTTCCTGTATTCCAGGCATTATTGTATCCGGTAACAGATGTTTCCCGGGAATCGGAAACTTATGATACTTATGGGGACAAATTCATTCTGACGAGGAGCACCCTTCGTTGGTTCATTCGAAACTATACACCGGATGAAAGAGATAGAAAATTAACCGTCAACTCCCCACTTCTTTCCGATCCCAAGGACTTGAAAGGGCTTCCCCCTGCTTATGTCGCAACTGCAGGGTTTGACCCGCTTTCTCAGGAAGGAGAGGCGTACGTGCAAAGTCTGGAGTCCGCGGGAGTAAAAGTGCAACACAGACATTTTCCTTCCCTGATCCACGGGTATGTGCATCTGACAGGGATGATCCCTGCGGCCAAAGAAGCGGAAACCGATTTTTTACAGTCCATCCATTCTTTTTTCGCCACAAGAAAATTCTAA
- a CDS encoding DUF2779 domain-containing protein has product MSFNSIHFPITKSQFLNFTKCVNSFYILNQGLITKQNIQHSGNLEWSEFQDLCRSLFPKAVSIPKSLSKEDQLTETLAAIRERNAIFHGFLENETLSSSIECLVPEPDSSGWVLWDFRSVGSQKQDILRSLYFQKKLLESFQIPVSQIKVIRINSGYVHTSESIDKESYLVIDDVTERIETEKTRFDQEWILFENYKGNPNFPLFMEDFHTCKSPKTCYLDTVCFPDLNRREIFDLREGHDLAKKYYLEGLGSFLEIPEEELTPIQKIQKQSHETGKLYIDFPKMQTYFENVTPKIAFLDFESVNPLLPIFANSRPFQHIPFLFSLHIWDSETDELTHHTYIHEPDGTDPRLFILEHLSKKLQEDITICSFNDFFEKLVIEEATQVYPNFIEWWSTIRPKFIDLALPFKKFWVYHPKQRGKASLKDILPAITDVSHGSLTIKEGQDANYQFLRLLKKHVTDDDKNRVLGDLLRYCEMDTFGLFLIYKKLKNEISISQC; this is encoded by the coding sequence GTGTCGTTTAATTCCATTCATTTTCCGATCACCAAATCTCAATTTCTTAATTTTACAAAATGTGTGAATTCGTTTTATATCCTCAACCAAGGGCTCATTACAAAACAAAATATCCAACACAGCGGGAATTTGGAATGGAGTGAGTTCCAGGATTTGTGCAGATCTTTATTTCCAAAGGCAGTTTCGATACCGAAATCCTTATCCAAAGAAGATCAACTAACGGAAACTTTGGCGGCGATACGGGAAAGAAACGCAATCTTTCACGGTTTTCTTGAGAATGAAACTCTTTCTTCATCTATAGAATGTTTGGTGCCGGAACCGGATTCTTCCGGATGGGTGCTTTGGGATTTCCGTTCCGTCGGCTCCCAAAAACAGGACATTCTAAGGTCATTGTACTTTCAAAAAAAACTATTGGAGTCTTTCCAGATCCCGGTTTCACAAATCAAGGTCATCCGAATCAATTCCGGTTACGTTCATACTTCCGAATCGATCGATAAGGAAAGTTATCTGGTAATCGACGATGTTACGGAACGTATAGAAACGGAAAAAACCAGATTCGACCAAGAATGGATTCTTTTCGAAAACTATAAAGGGAATCCGAACTTCCCCCTATTTATGGAGGATTTCCACACATGCAAATCACCTAAAACCTGTTATCTGGATACGGTGTGTTTTCCCGATTTGAATCGGAGGGAAATTTTCGATTTGAGAGAAGGTCACGATCTTGCAAAAAAATACTATCTGGAAGGTTTGGGAAGTTTTCTGGAAATCCCGGAAGAAGAATTGACCCCCATCCAAAAAATCCAAAAACAAAGCCATGAAACAGGGAAGTTGTACATCGACTTCCCCAAAATGCAGACTTATTTTGAAAATGTAACTCCGAAGATCGCTTTTTTGGATTTCGAGTCAGTCAATCCCCTACTTCCTATTTTTGCGAACTCCCGTCCTTTCCAGCACATTCCCTTTTTATTTTCTTTGCACATCTGGGATTCGGAAACGGATGAATTGACCCATCATACTTATATCCATGAGCCGGACGGAACCGACCCGCGCTTATTTATCTTAGAGCATTTGTCAAAGAAACTGCAAGAAGACATAACAATTTGCTCGTTTAATGACTTTTTTGAGAAATTAGTGATCGAAGAAGCTACTCAAGTATATCCTAATTTTATAGAATGGTGGAGTACGATCCGTCCGAAATTTATTGACTTGGCTTTGCCTTTTAAAAAATTTTGGGTCTACCATCCCAAACAAAGAGGCAAAGCATCCCTGAAAGATATACTTCCCGCCATCACGGACGTGAGTCATGGGAGCCTAACAATCAAAGAAGGACAAGACGCAAATTACCAATTCTTACGATTATTAAAAAAGCACGTGACAGATGACGACAAAAATCGTGTTCTTGGAGATTTATTAAGATACTGCGAAATGGATACCTTTGGATTGTTTCTTATCTATAAGAAGTTGAAAAATGAGATCTCGATTAGTCAATGTTAG
- a CDS encoding helix-turn-helix transcriptional regulator has translation MAEMITEDDFPMIEVKKMNETEVRLFALLFNLLREPKGISFQRFRKIMPRYYRNEDIDSDRKKLYRDLGQLKSMGFNIKVANFGYQSEDHFPYYLEKESLESVLKFSDEELEFLSRKLCEVENQDNETLLSLSQKLFSKNLELYPKGIKINKRKKESDANEETDLIKVIQSIKDKRALVIRYAGKERIIEPYRLIRKNSEDFYLLAYDRSRKNLRRFILPRIEVKKDLREDFISNKKITDKDMNFHPLGFDVHEEEKLQISVANHYLDSLETFLNGYPYSLDENTFTIQTTNKAALFPFFTKYPDALQTSVENPFCVSFQNHLKQILETYKSVV, from the coding sequence ATGGCAGAGATGATCACGGAAGATGATTTTCCAATGATAGAAGTGAAGAAAATGAACGAAACGGAAGTTCGTCTATTTGCCCTTCTTTTCAATCTTCTGAGGGAACCGAAAGGGATTTCCTTTCAAAGATTCCGTAAAATCATGCCTCGTTATTATCGAAATGAAGACATAGACTCGGATCGCAAAAAATTATACAGAGATCTGGGTCAACTGAAGTCCATGGGATTCAATATCAAAGTCGCCAATTTCGGATATCAATCGGAAGACCATTTCCCATATTATTTGGAAAAAGAATCTCTCGAATCCGTTCTTAAATTTTCAGACGAGGAATTGGAATTTTTGTCGCGTAAACTCTGTGAGGTGGAGAACCAGGACAACGAAACTCTCCTTTCCCTTTCTCAAAAACTTTTTTCAAAAAATCTCGAACTCTATCCCAAAGGAATCAAGATCAACAAAAGAAAAAAAGAATCCGATGCAAACGAAGAAACCGATCTGATCAAAGTCATTCAAAGTATCAAAGACAAACGCGCGCTCGTGATTCGTTACGCCGGAAAGGAAAGAATCATCGAACCCTACAGATTGATTCGAAAGAACTCGGAAGATTTTTACCTATTAGCTTACGACCGTTCCAGGAAAAACTTACGTAGATTCATACTTCCCAGAATCGAAGTCAAAAAAGATTTGAGAGAAGATTTTATCTCAAATAAAAAAATCACCGATAAAGATATGAACTTTCATCCACTCGGCTTCGATGTTCATGAGGAAGAAAAACTACAAATCTCCGTTGCAAATCATTACTTAGATTCTTTGGAAACATTCTTAAACGGGTATCCCTATTCCTTGGACGAAAACACATTTACGATCCAAACCACCAACAAAGCCGCGCTCTTTCCTTTTTTCACAAAATATCCCGACGCATTGCAAACATCTGTAGAGAATCCGTTTTGTGTTTCCTTTCAAAATCATCTGAAACAAATCCTAGAGACTTACAAGAGTGTCGTTTAA
- a CDS encoding LIC13411 family adhesin, translated as MRFWTPILLLFLLADCATYWKNRRKDMQDVVTVGAETPMYGAAVKIGPLPIGFLFQGGESEMGKRDLGRGYGLRGGDFGGYHSQQLVFGILGGESHHSGLPMLDDKGNWIVDKKGIPLTEDERANLKSYKMRYYSYFNDPVGERKKRKKETFQRELTLDIVNQTGNKELMMYLPKGEEKPFGYPKGFLWNIEFVGGIYGGARVGFNIAEALDFVLGFTTFDMFDDDLEGKEKPSFPGFPLPTNSESEEDDSSED; from the coding sequence ATGCGATTTTGGACCCCAATTCTTTTACTCTTCCTTTTGGCAGATTGTGCCACCTATTGGAAAAATAGACGCAAAGACATGCAAGACGTTGTCACGGTAGGCGCGGAAACTCCCATGTACGGTGCCGCAGTCAAAATCGGACCTTTGCCCATAGGATTTCTTTTCCAAGGGGGAGAATCCGAAATGGGTAAAAGGGATTTGGGTCGCGGTTACGGACTTCGGGGAGGGGACTTTGGCGGTTATCATTCCCAACAACTCGTATTTGGTATATTAGGCGGGGAAAGTCATCACTCCGGCCTTCCTATGTTAGACGACAAAGGAAATTGGATCGTCGACAAGAAAGGGATTCCATTAACGGAAGACGAGAGAGCCAATCTCAAAAGTTATAAGATGCGTTATTATTCCTATTTCAATGATCCCGTGGGAGAAAGAAAAAAACGTAAAAAAGAAACGTTCCAAAGAGAACTCACTCTCGATATAGTGAACCAAACGGGAAACAAAGAATTGATGATGTATTTGCCCAAGGGTGAAGAAAAACCGTTCGGGTATCCTAAAGGATTTTTGTGGAATATCGAATTTGTAGGTGGGATTTACGGTGGTGCCAGAGTAGGATTTAATATCGCGGAAGCTTTGGACTTTGTTTTGGGCTTTACCACCTTTGATATGTTTGACGATGATTTGGAGGGAAAAGAGAAACCTAGTTTTCCGGGTTTCCCTCTTCCAACAAATTCAGAATCTGAAGAGGATGACTCTTCGGAAGACTAA
- a CDS encoding LIC13410 family lipoprotein: MKRSLIFFSFSLVLLTFVSCSSGNKVTSDSSKVHPHTALRKLEIDMIKVGDSLVKTEAVLGKPTEKSSDPAGTVQVWWLAEDKNVPEQYYTLKEKPEETDGKFIKLVFDTKNKIVSKDFKL, from the coding sequence GTGAAACGTTCTCTAATCTTTTTTTCTTTTTCTCTGGTCTTACTAACATTTGTTTCATGTAGCTCCGGAAACAAAGTAACATCCGACAGCTCCAAAGTGCACCCGCATACTGCACTCCGCAAATTGGAAATCGATATGATTAAAGTCGGTGATAGTCTGGTTAAAACGGAAGCGGTTCTCGGCAAACCTACTGAAAAGTCATCTGATCCTGCCGGTACTGTTCAAGTATGGTGGCTTGCAGAAGATAAAAATGTTCCGGAACAGTATTATACCTTGAAAGAGAAACCGGAAGAAACCGACGGAAAATTCATTAAATTGGTTTTTGATACGAAAAACAAAATCGTTTCCAAAGATTTCAAACTTTAG